The genomic interval GCCAACACTTTATGTCCTGTATTAGCAAATTGTTGTGCAAGTTCAAAACCAATTCCTCTACTTGTACCAGTGATTATAATATTCTTCATGAAAATAGAAAAATTTAAAAAAGCAAGCTACTTAAAAAATTCTTACATTTATAAACTTAATTAAATTTTTTATCATGAAAAAAATCAGTTTTATTCTTTCTTTTTTATTCGTTATCACTTGTTCGTTTGCCCAAACAACGTATTTACATTGTGGTAAAATAATTGATACTGAATCTGGAAAAATTCAATCAAAAAAAACAATTGTAGTTCAAGGGAATAAAATTGTGAATGTTTTAAATGGATATGTGAGTCCGAAAGACAAAAACTCAGATACCATCGATTTAAAAAGTAAAGTTGTGATGCCTGGTTTAATTGATATGCATGTACATATAGAAAGTGAACATAGTCCAAAAGCGAGGATTAATAAATATATATTAAACGAAGCTGACAGAGCGTATAATTCTGTTGGTTTTGCAAAAATCACCTTGTTAAATGGATTTACAACAGTTAGAGATTTAGGCGGAACAGGAGTGAATATTTCTTTAGGAAAAGCAATTAAAACTGGAAAGGTTATTGGACCTAGAGTGTTCACAGCAGGAAAAGCATTGGCTACAACTGGAGGTCATGCAGACCCAACAAACGGTGGTAGTAGAGAATTAATAGGGAATCCTGGACCAAAAGATGGAGTTGTGAATTCTGTTGAAGATGCAAAAAAAGCAGTAAGACAACGATATAAAAATGGAGCTGATTGGATAAAAATAACAGCCACTGGAGGCGTGTTAAGTGTTGCTAAATCTGGACAGAACCCACAATTTACAATAGAAGAAGTAAAGGCTATTTGTAATACCGCAAAAGATTACGGAATGAAAGTAGCTGCGCATGCACATGGAGATGAAGGAATGCAGCGTGCAATTATTGGAGGCGTAAAAACAATTGAACATGGTACTTTTATGAGTGATAAAACCATGGAGTTAATGAAAAAGCACAATGCTTATTTAGTACCTACGATAACTGCTGGAAAAGAAGTAGTTGAAAAAGCAAAAGTAAAAGGGTATTTCCCTGCGATAGTAGTTCCAAAAGCATTATCTGTTGGGCCACAAATACAAGGAACGTTTGCAAGAGCATATAAAAAAGGAGTCGGAATTGCATTTGGAACAGATGCAGGTGTTTTTAAGCATGGTAATAATGGAAAAGAATTTGGATTTATGGTTGAAGGAGGTATGCCAGCAATGGAAACTATCCAATCTGCAACTGTTACAAATGCAGAAATTTTGGATATGAAAGACGCCTTAGGTCAAATTAAAAAAGATTTTTTGGCAGATATCATTGCAGTAAACGAAGACCCAACAAAAAATATTTCAACGATGGAGAATGTTGTTTTTGTTATGAAGAATGGTACGGTGTATAAAAAATAAGTATTTTCGTTTTTTTTAACTAACTAAGCTTCAATTATAATGAAATTATTTTACTTTATTAAGTATAAGTTGCGTTTAGCAATTATAAAACCCTTACGATACAGAACATTAATTAGTGAAATTGCAAAACAAAAAAGCAATTCAATATTAGAAGTTGGAGTGTTTAATGGGAGAAACTCTAATAGAATGATTGAGACTGCTAAAAGTTTCCATAAAGCATCTACAATTAATTATTATGGTTTTGACTTGTTTGAAATGTTAACAGAAGATGAGTTGAAAGAAGAGTTTTCTAAAAGACCATTATCAAAAAATTCTATACAAAACAAATTAAACCCTACTGGAGCAAATATTAATTTATATCAAGGCTATTCTCAAAAAACTTTACCAAAATTTGTGTCAGATAACCCAAACATTAATATAGATTTTATATTTATAGATGGTGGACATAGTATTGATACAGTGAAGTCTGATTGGGAAAACCTAACAAAAATTATTACAAAAGATACTGTCATTATTTTTGACGATTATTATGAAAATACCGAAAAAGAGATTCTTGGTAAAGGATGTAATGAATTAATTGATGCTTTGGACAGAAATAAATATCAAGTTGAATTATTAAATCCAATTAATAGTTTTCAACACGATTGGGGAGTTTTAAATGTTCGATTTGCTAAAGTTCAACTCAAATAAAATAAAGACTAATCTTTTTTAAACTCAATATGTTGGTAGGCACCAATGTCAGGATTAGTGGTTCTATCAGTTCCTAAAATATCTAAAGAAATACTAGTCGCTTTTGCTTTATTAATCGCTGCACTTTGTTCGCCAATAATAAAATCACTTAGTGAAGTACCTCTAAAATTTGGACTACCATTAATAATATTGTTTTGAAAATGTATTGTATCATCAAAATTCATTTCA from Lutibacter sp. Hel_I_33_5 carries:
- a CDS encoding amidohydrolase family protein gives rise to the protein MKKISFILSFLFVITCSFAQTTYLHCGKIIDTESGKIQSKKTIVVQGNKIVNVLNGYVSPKDKNSDTIDLKSKVVMPGLIDMHVHIESEHSPKARINKYILNEADRAYNSVGFAKITLLNGFTTVRDLGGTGVNISLGKAIKTGKVIGPRVFTAGKALATTGGHADPTNGGSRELIGNPGPKDGVVNSVEDAKKAVRQRYKNGADWIKITATGGVLSVAKSGQNPQFTIEEVKAICNTAKDYGMKVAAHAHGDEGMQRAIIGGVKTIEHGTFMSDKTMELMKKHNAYLVPTITAGKEVVEKAKVKGYFPAIVVPKALSVGPQIQGTFARAYKKGVGIAFGTDAGVFKHGNNGKEFGFMVEGGMPAMETIQSATVTNAEILDMKDALGQIKKDFLADIIAVNEDPTKNISTMENVVFVMKNGTVYKK
- a CDS encoding class I SAM-dependent methyltransferase, translated to MKLFYFIKYKLRLAIIKPLRYRTLISEIAKQKSNSILEVGVFNGRNSNRMIETAKSFHKASTINYYGFDLFEMLTEDELKEEFSKRPLSKNSIQNKLNPTGANINLYQGYSQKTLPKFVSDNPNINIDFIFIDGGHSIDTVKSDWENLTKIITKDTVIIFDDYYENTEKEILGKGCNELIDALDRNKYQVELLNPINSFQHDWGVLNVRFAKVQLK